Genomic segment of Dehalococcoidia bacterium:
TCTGATCCGGACTGCTCGTTCCATGCGGCGCTCATCCTCAATAGGCGTGAGACACGACTCGCGATGTAGGCTTCTACCAGTACAAGCGCACGTATCGGGTCTTCGCCGAGTCCATTCTCGCGGGCAAATGCGATGAGCGCTTCGGTCTCAGACTCTACCCAGGATGGCAGATCGGCGCGCGGGTCCAGAGTCACTCTCGTGCTGAGCACCCGGTGGCCCTCACCCTCAGGCCCAAGCGCGTCCGAGCGGAGTACCCAGACGTCATCTAATCCGACCAGCCTTGGCGTAGCAGCAGTCAGGGTTCGGAATGACGGGTAGGTTATACCAGCTGAGGCCCCGTCCACGATCAGGCAGACGGGCTCGGGAGGATCATCCTGAAATTCGGACTCAGGCTGGACGAGAGCGACCGTCCAGAGTACGTCAGGTCTGCCCCCAAGTCCGGTGTACATGCCCGTGCCATTGAGAAGATAGCCGTCAGCATCCGGGACTGCGATGATTCCAACAGAGTCAGGGTCCAGCCCCACCTCTCCATTGGACGCAGGGGACAGGGCAATCCGGTGTCGCCAGATAGAACACTCGCCTGCTGCAAGTGATCTGACCAGGTCTGTTCTGATACTGCCGGATCCCCAGGCAGATATAGCCTGCCTGAGCGACTGGGCCTCACCATCATCCAGCCACAACAGGCCGCGCCGGTTCAACTCTTCGAGGATGACCACTGTCTCATCTGGCGACAGTCCTGCTCCTCCGCCCGATGCAGGTTCGGAGGGGGCCAGCCACCCCTTGCGTCCGAGTTCGACGGAAACCTCTCTCATCGTCGACACGGCATCCCCAGAGTCGAGCAGAACTTCGACGTTGTCGGGAACATTTGAGTCCAGCCACCCGGACACCTGCTCCCGGAAACGCTGCTGCTCCTCGGTGTACTCGTACGAGAAATCCATGGGCAGTGCTGGGCTAGGTCCTGAGTTCGGCGTTCAGCTCCCTCTGGAGCTGGCGGACGATGTCGCGCTGGAAGTGGTCGATCTGTTCCGACGTCAGCGTGCTGCGGTCGGACTGGAATACAACACGGAAGGCAACCGACTTGAGTCCGTCCGGCACTCCCTCGCCCGAGTAGATGTCGAACGGAGCGCTGCGGACCACCAGCGCATGGCGGTCTATGATTCGCTGTATGTTTGCAGCGGGCACTTCGTCGTCCACTACTACAGCAAGGTCTCGGTAGGACTCTGGGTACCTGCTCGCGCCTACATGCGTCTGGCGCAGGTCTCCGACCACGGAGAGCAGCGCATCGAGACTGATCTCGAACATCGCCGCCGGGTATCCGTCCAGGTCGTAGCTCTCCAGCAGGGGAGCCTGGAGTTCGCCCACCACGCCTAGCTCTACGCCGTTCGACGTGATGCGGGCAATGCGACCCGTCTGCATGATCGAATCTGTAGATGGCTCGTACTCGACCTCGATGCCGAACCTGTTGAAGGCGTACTCCAGCGCGCCCTTGGCGTCGAAGAAACCCATGACGTCCGACTCGGTCACCCACGACTCGCTGAACCGTGGGCCCGAGACCACGCCGACAAGCATCTCAAGCTCGTCCGGCAGGTCTCGCTCCTTCGCCTCAGGCTTGGGGATGTACACACGGCCGACCTCGAAGATACGCACTCCCTCGCCCTGGGCAAGACTGCGGTTGTACG
This window contains:
- a CDS encoding acyl-CoA dehydrogenase family protein, with protein sequence MDFSYEYTEEQQRFREQVSGWLDSNVPDNVEVLLDSGDAVSTMREVSVELGRKGWLAPSEPASGGGAGLSPDETVVILEELNRRGLLWLDDGEAQSLRQAISAWGSGSIRTDLVRSLAAGECSIWRHRIALSPASNGEVGLDPDSVGIIAVPDADGYLLNGTGMYTGLGGRPDVLWTVALVQPESEFQDDPPEPVCLIVDGASAGITYPSFRTLTAATPRLVGLDDVWVLRSDALGPEGEGHRVLSTRVTLDPRADLPSWVESETEALIAFARENGLGEDPIRALVLVEAYIASRVSRLLRMSAAWNEQSGSEAGTAASLASLYRRAAASELSDAARQVVGPTALLADTDPRAAAGGRFERVSRRELSERDSGPSGDPDREAIASELELDSQPD